In Porphyrobacter sp. LM 6, one DNA window encodes the following:
- the mutM gene encoding bifunctional DNA-formamidopyrimidine glycosylase/DNA-(apurinic or apyrimidinic site) lyase, with amino-acid sequence MPELPEVETTVRGLARFLEGERITRVQLNRADLRRPFPADLVQVMTGATVSALSRRAKYGLMHLDRGATMIFHLGMSGRWRIDPETPDTHDHLLLETASHSFALCDPRRFGSVDLVATNDIEAWPQFAALGPEPLGPGLTAAHLKAALKGKTQSIKLCLLDQRIIAGLGNIYVCEALWRARIRPTKPAGKVTGPQLARLVPAIIDVLEASIRDGGSTLRDYARPDGELGYFASSFDAYGREGEPCRRNDGGVIRRIAQGGRSTWYCPVCQT; translated from the coding sequence ATGCCAGAGCTTCCAGAAGTCGAAACCACCGTCCGCGGCCTTGCCCGCTTCCTTGAAGGCGAGCGGATCACGCGCGTCCAGCTCAACCGCGCCGATCTGCGCCGCCCCTTCCCCGCCGATCTGGTGCAGGTGATGACCGGGGCGACCGTCAGCGCGCTATCGCGGCGGGCGAAATACGGGCTGATGCATCTCGATCGCGGGGCGACGATGATCTTCCACCTCGGGATGAGCGGTCGCTGGCGGATTGATCCCGAAACCCCTGACACCCACGATCACCTGCTGCTTGAAACCGCCAGCCACAGCTTCGCGCTGTGCGATCCGCGCCGGTTCGGCTCGGTCGATCTGGTGGCGACCAATGACATCGAAGCCTGGCCGCAATTCGCCGCGCTCGGCCCGGAACCGCTCGGCCCTGGGCTGACCGCAGCGCACCTCAAGGCGGCACTCAAGGGCAAGACCCAGTCGATCAAGCTGTGCCTGCTCGATCAGCGGATCATCGCCGGGCTCGGCAACATCTATGTGTGCGAAGCGCTGTGGCGCGCCCGCATCCGTCCGACCAAGCCGGCCGGCAAGGTTACGGGGCCGCAGCTGGCGCGACTGGTGCCGGCGATCATCGATGTGCTTGAGGCCTCGATTCGCGATGGCGGATCGACCTTGCGCGACTATGCGCGGCCCGATGGCGAGCTGGGCTATTTCGCCAGCAGCTTCGATGCCTATGGACGCGAGGGAGAGCCTTGCCGTCGCAACGATGGCGGGGTAATCCGCCGCATCGCTCAAGGCGGGCGCAGCACCTGGTATTGCCCGGTCTGCCAGACCTGA